Within the Streptomyces sp. NBC_00554 genome, the region TCGCCCTGGACGTTGCGGTGGATGAGGGCCTTCGGGAGGCGCTCGGCGAGGTCGGACGGGCGGTCCAGGGAGCCGAGTCGGGTGGCGAAGGTGACCGTGCGCGGGCCCTCCGGGCCGAGGGCGACCCAGACGTGCCGGCGCCCGATCTCGTCGCAGGTGCCCTCGACCAGCAGGCCGCCGCGCGACCCGGCCGAGGGGTCCGCCGGTGCGAGGCGGGCGCACAGGCGTGCCCAGACGGCGGCGACCTGCTCCTCGTCGTACTGCCGGAGCACGTTGGCCGCCCGGATGAGCAGGGGGCGGCCCGGCACCGGGACCTCGAAGCCGCCGTGCCGGAAGACCAGCCCCTCGCGCTCGTACGGGTGCGCGGCCGCGACCCGGGCCGGTTCGATCTCGACGCCCACCACGCGCGTGCGTGGAGCGACGGTACGCAGGCGCTGGAGCAGTTCGACCGCGGTCCAGGGCGCGGCGCCATAGCCGAGGTCGACCGCGACAGGGTCGTCGGCACGGCGCAGTTCGGCTCCGTGGGTGGCCGCGATCCAGCGGTCCATACGGCGCAGGCGGTTGGGGTTGGTCGTCCCGCGCGTCACCGTTCCCACGGGGCGGGACGCGGCGCGGGCTGTCATGCGTACGAGGGTATGCGGGCGCGACGGAGGCCGTGCGGGCCTGTGGATAACCCCCAGAACTTGCGAGAACCCGCGAGAACCCGCGAGAACCTGGACGACTCGGATGGCGCGGATGCCCCCGGCAGCCCCGCGGCACGCAAAAGATCCTCGAACGGTTGAGCGAGTAGGAGTAATGATTCGGCAAAGAGGAAATGGAGCGGACGGATCCGGCGTTCTCCCTCTCTGGAGGGTGTCCCACATCCTCCGGCAGGCATGCCCGCAGCGAGGAGGAACCGCCACGTGAGCCAGTACGTCAGCAGGCTCGGGCGTCGCTCCCCGGCGGCGTCCGGCCGCCTCAGGCTGCACCGCAGGCCCCGCCGCGTCGCGATGCTCTCCGTGCACACCTCACCCCTGCACCAGCCCGGAATGGGCGACGCGGGCGGCATGAACGTGTACATCGTGGAACTCGCCCAGCGCCTCGCCGCGATCAACATCGAGGTCGAGATCTTCACGCGCGCCACCACGGCCGCCCTCCCGCCGACCGTCGAACTCGCCCCCGGCGTCCTCGTGCGCCACGTCGACGCGGGCCCCTACGAAGGCCTCGCCAAGGAAGACCTCCCGGCCCAGCTGTGCGCCTTCACGCACGGCGTCATGCAGGCCTGGGCGGGCCACCGGCCCGGCTACTACGACCTCGTGCACTCCCACTACTGGCTCTCCGGCCACGTCGGCTGGCTCGCCGCCGAACGCTGGGGCGCCCCCCTGGTGCACGCGATGCACACCATGGCCAAGGTCAAGAACGCCGCGCTCGCCGAGGGCGACACCCCCGAGCCCGCCGCGCGTGTCATCGGTGAGACCCAGATCGTGCGCGCCGCCGACCGTCTCATCGCCAACACCGCCGAAGAGGCCGACGAGCTCGTACGCCACTACGAGGCCGACCGCGGCAAGGTCGCCGTCGTCCACCCGGGCGTCAACCTCGACCGCTTCCGCCCCGCCGACGGCCGTGCCGCCGCGCGCGCCCGCCTCGGTCTCCCGCAGGACGCCCTGATCCCCCTGTTCGCGGGCCGCATACAGCCCCTGAAGGCCCCGGACGTGCTGCTGCGCGCGGTCGCCGTCCTGCTCGACGAGCGGCCCGACCTGCGCTCGAACATCGTCGTCCCCGTAGTGGGCGGTCCCAGCGGCAGCGGCCTCGCCAAGCCCGAGGGGCTGCAGAAGCTGGCCTCGCGGCTGGGTATCGCCGACGTCGTGCGCTTCCACCCGCCCGTCGGGCAGGAGCAGCTCGCGGACTGGTTCCG harbors:
- a CDS encoding class I SAM-dependent methyltransferase, with the translated sequence MTARAASRPVGTVTRGTTNPNRLRRMDRWIAATHGAELRRADDPVAVDLGYGAAPWTAVELLQRLRTVAPRTRVVGVEIEPARVAAAHPYEREGLVFRHGGFEVPVPGRPLLIRAANVLRQYDEEQVAAVWARLCARLAPADPSAGSRGGLLVEGTCDEIGRRHVWVALGPEGPRTVTFATRLGSLDRPSDLAERLPKALIHRNVQGEPVHAFLRDFDRAWAAAAPYASYGARQRWIRAVRDLTADWPVTDGISRWRQGEVTLRWEALAPRA
- the mshA gene encoding D-inositol-3-phosphate glycosyltransferase gives rise to the protein MSQYVSRLGRRSPAASGRLRLHRRPRRVAMLSVHTSPLHQPGMGDAGGMNVYIVELAQRLAAINIEVEIFTRATTAALPPTVELAPGVLVRHVDAGPYEGLAKEDLPAQLCAFTHGVMQAWAGHRPGYYDLVHSHYWLSGHVGWLAAERWGAPLVHAMHTMAKVKNAALAEGDTPEPAARVIGETQIVRAADRLIANTAEEADELVRHYEADRGKVAVVHPGVNLDRFRPADGRAAARARLGLPQDALIPLFAGRIQPLKAPDVLLRAVAVLLDERPDLRSNIVVPVVGGPSGSGLAKPEGLQKLASRLGIADVVRFHPPVGQEQLADWFRAASVLVMPSYSESFGLVAIEAQAAGTPVLAASVGGLPVAVRDQETGFLVKGHDPAAYARVLRDFADHTDLSARMGGAAARHAMGFGWDTSAAATADVYTAAMQEHRRRVRSHHG